The following DNA comes from Salvia splendens isolate huo1 chromosome 17, SspV2, whole genome shotgun sequence.
cccccccccctccaCCTCCGCATGCCGCCTCCCCACCTCCCCCTTCCTCCCCATCTCCTCAAACCTCCCCACTATCCCAATCCAATACCCATGCAGCGAATACCCATTCTCCACGTATATCTTCTCCCTCCACCTCCTCCCCCCCTTCACCAGCAAATACACCAGCGCCGACTGATCATCCGAATTCGGAAACGCCTTATCCTTGAGCGTCTCCCGCAACGTCTCCCCCCATCTCACAAACCTCGGGCTCTTCGGCCCCATCTCCCCCCACGTGTCCAGAAACTCCATCGACCACTGACAATTCCTAATCAGAAACACCCCCGCGTTCAGCGACACCCAGCTCTTCTTCTTGTAGATCATGTCCTCCCACCCGTGCACCACCATGTTGTGATCCTTATACCTCTCTAAAGGCACCTTAAAATCCATGTTTGTGAAGATCGCGTCGGAGTCCACCCAGAACAGCCACTCCGCCTCCGGGtgcgccaccatcgccgcccgGATCACCGGGATCTTCGCCCAGTACGACCGCATCTTCGGGTGGAGAAAAGCGTTGTTGTAAAAAATCCCGTAGCCGTTGATCCTGCAATAATCGACCTTGTTTTTGAAGAATCGGAGTAGGAAATGGTCTCCAGATGGATTGGAGCATGGGGAGGATTGGGAGCCGGTGATGACGAATATCCGATTCTCCGATTGGGAGAATTGGGGGTGCTGCTTGAACCATGCGCCTCTTTTTTCGTCCCAGTCTGTGATGGGGTTGTCAGTGGTGTATGACGTGTCCGGGTCGTCGTAGAACGTCGGACCCTTCGATTCGGCGGGGGGCGGGTCGGATCGGGGGTAGAGGAGGCGGAGCCATGGATCGGCGAAGGTTAGCATTGGGATGAAGAGGAGAAGTGATGCGGCTGCTGTCACGCATGTTTTGAAGCAATTTGAAGGTTTTTTTTGGATGGGTTTCGCCATTTCACACTATATGGAATATATGGGATATGGCTATGTtaaatcttttctttttattttatggggaatgtgtttctatttttggtgaaaattatttaaagggaattgaattttgtgaaatgcAAATCTAATGTTTCCGGAAGAGGATGTGATGTGTGTGCATTTAATTTACAAGTATTTCTAATTTGTATGCACTCGTTAGGATTTAAGATTTTAACGCCATAATTCAAGGGGAAGTTTTTTAGTCTTAGTCTTGATTCTTGAAAATGACAATGGaatttgattgtttatttcCACTTTTGATGGTGAGAAAAGTCATGATAGCGGAGATTTGAAGAAGGAAATAGTAACTAACTATTCATTACTCCAATTTATTTGATGAgtgaaataattatataataatatttttccaTCTTTTCTTTTCCATCATACAGAATATAGTAAAAGTTTCTCCCTTTTATTCTCTCATTTGAAATTTTGCAATGAAGAGAACGttcttttaatgaaaatttgGCGTATGtccatttctgttttttttttttttggtatagaAGAAATAAATGTTATTTTCTTGCCTATTTGCATCAGTCAATGAGATTATTAATGGTGGTTCGTTTTATTCCTTTGTCTGCTTCTTATGCCACGTGCAAAGACTCTTAAGGAGTTGTGGGCTTTTTCTACAAAGTAGAGGGAGCCCTTCACGATTCCGGCCCATGGGCTTATTGCTGAGAAAATATGCAACAAAAGTCACCATGAAATTGTTTTTATGGAAGTAGTAGTAAAATAATGTCTCTCTATTTTCGTTAATGTCtctttattataattatagtaaATAACTATGagtataataataacaatattattattattattattattattattattattattattatcaattaATAACTTAAgacaattataatatattatttaaatataattttaaactcaggttcaataataataataataataataataattaataataataattgcaaTTGtacataataaatatttaagaaaatatagatttaattattaaaactatgaatcaaaataattatagtgtttattattattatcttgaATAATTACTACACGTATTATGCGAATcttaatgtaattttaaattatggtttatataattagttataatcataattattttatcaattagatatttaatttgaaaaaatctTATAAACTGTTATGTTAATTAGTCAATTATATTTAATGGATAATATAAATTCAAAATCCTAAACACTTTccttaatatttttaaatattgaatAAGTAATATGTCAAATGTCATATTTCTAGGAATTATATAATAAGAAATCATAATCCTCAATAATAATTAGTACTCCATCCATTTCTTCATAGTTGAagcgaaacttttcggcacaaAGTTTTAGAAAGGAATAttgggtgtgttaaataaatagataaaaaagtaagagaaaggaaaaggtagagagaataaagtagagagaataaagtaagagagagtaaagtaagaaagaaaaaaaagttaccatatatggaaatgactcaactatgaatgAACTttccgaaatggaaaaatgactcaactattaagaaacggagggagta
Coding sequences within:
- the LOC121773975 gene encoding glycosyltransferase 6-like; the encoded protein is MAKPIQKKPSNCFKTCVTAAASLLLFIPMLTFADPWLRLLYPRSDPPPAESKGPTFYDDPDTSYTTDNPITDWDEKRGAWFKQHPQFSQSENRIFVITGSQSSPCSNPSGDHFLLRFFKNKVDYCRINGYGIFYNNAFLHPKMRSYWAKIPVIRAAMVAHPEAEWLFWVDSDAIFTNMDFKVPLERYKDHNMVVHGWEDMIYKKKSWVSLNAGVFLIRNCQWSMEFLDTWGEMGPKSPRFVRWGETLRETLKDKAFPNSDDQSALVYLLVKGGRRWREKIYVENGYSLHGYWIGIVGRFEEMGRKGEVGRRHAEVEGGGEAADEKERWPFVTHFTGCQPCSGEHNEAYEGDSCTVGMERALNFADNQVLRNYGFVHPDLGNVSIVTPLPFY